Proteins co-encoded in one Metabacillus sp. KUDC1714 genomic window:
- a CDS encoding ABC transporter permease — protein MLQALEIIIPTALFVAAPLIFTALGGVLSERAGVVNIGLEGLMIIGAFVGIVFNLNFVDVFGSATPWLAILAAMVAAAIFSLLHAVASITFKADQVVSGVAINFLALGLTLFLVKNIYEKGQTDRISMSFNKMDVPILSDIPIIGKIFFSGGYITSYIAILAAVIVWYVVYKTPFGLRLRSVGEHPMAADTMGINVTKMRYIGVMLSGAFAGIGGAVYATIISRDFGHATISGQGFMALAAVIFGKWHPLGAMGAALFFGLAQGLSIIGGTIPFLKDIPTVYLLILPYVLTILALTGFIGRADAPKASGTPYEKGKR, from the coding sequence ATATTACAGGCTTTAGAAATTATCATTCCAACAGCTTTATTTGTGGCAGCTCCACTTATTTTCACTGCACTTGGTGGAGTTCTTAGTGAACGTGCAGGTGTTGTTAACATTGGTCTTGAAGGCTTAATGATTATTGGTGCGTTTGTAGGTATTGTTTTTAATCTTAATTTTGTAGATGTATTTGGTAGTGCTACCCCTTGGTTAGCTATTTTAGCGGCAATGGTTGCAGCAGCTATCTTCTCCCTGCTTCACGCAGTCGCTTCGATTACTTTTAAAGCAGATCAGGTAGTAAGTGGTGTAGCGATTAACTTTTTAGCATTAGGTTTAACTTTATTCTTAGTGAAAAATATTTATGAAAAAGGGCAAACTGATCGAATAAGTATGAGCTTTAATAAAATGGACGTACCAATCTTAAGTGACATTCCTATAATTGGAAAAATATTTTTCTCAGGAGGATATATTACCTCTTATATTGCAATTCTAGCAGCAGTGATTGTATGGTATGTTGTATATAAAACACCATTTGGACTTCGTCTTCGTTCTGTTGGAGAACATCCAATGGCAGCAGATACAATGGGAATAAATGTAACGAAAATGAGGTATATCGGGGTCATGCTTAGTGGAGCATTTGCTGGAATCGGCGGAGCGGTGTATGCCACGATTATTTCAAGAGATTTTGGTCATGCAACAATAAGTGGTCAAGGATTTATGGCGCTTGCAGCGGTTATTTTTGGTAAATGGCATCCATTAGGTGCAATGGGGGCCGCACTATTTTTTGGTCTTGCCCAAGGATTAAGTATAATTGGAGGAACCATTCCATTTTTAAAAGATATTCCAACGGTTTACTTACTCATATTACCTTATGTTTTGACTATTCTTGCGCTAACAGGATTTATTGGGCGTGCCGATGCACCTAAAGCATCTGGAACCCCATATGAAAAAGGAAAACGTTAA
- the yfmF gene encoding EF-P 5-aminopentanol modification-associated protein YfmF yields MSFINEQLVNVNGLSLHTVSTSKFKTNTIVLKLLAPLNDQYVTYRALLPYVLQRGTKSFPTSTSLRQHLDELYGATLHVDLAKKGENHIISFRMELANEKFLSNPAPLLEKGIKLLSEILLDPVVDGEAFKDEIVTQEKRTLKQRIQSVYDDKMRYSNLRLVQEMCKGEPYALHVNGDIEDIEQISPQTLFDYYQKAISSDKIDLYVVGDLDQQEVEGYVKRYFPLQNNHQPVNEAFEKQEVEENEVIEEQDVKQGKLNIGYRTNSTYRDDDYYALQVFNGIYGGFSHSKLFINVREKASLAYYAASRVESHKGLLMVMSGIEVQNYDQAVTIIREQMAAMKSGDFTDQEFEQTKAVIRNQLLETIDTAYGLVEIVYHNVIAQKNRSFDEYLQGIEKVSKEDVVKVADKVELDTIYFLKGMGGNA; encoded by the coding sequence ATGTCGTTTATTAATGAACAGCTTGTTAATGTAAACGGGTTGTCCTTGCATACTGTTTCAACGAGTAAATTTAAAACCAATACTATCGTTTTAAAACTACTCGCCCCATTAAATGATCAGTATGTTACATATCGTGCATTGCTTCCGTATGTTCTTCAAAGAGGTACGAAGAGTTTTCCAACAAGTACGAGTTTAAGGCAGCATTTAGATGAACTATATGGTGCAACACTACATGTTGATCTTGCTAAAAAGGGTGAAAATCATATCATTTCATTCCGTATGGAACTTGCTAATGAAAAATTCTTGTCTAATCCTGCACCTTTATTAGAAAAAGGGATTAAGCTATTATCAGAAATTTTGTTAGACCCGGTTGTTGATGGTGAGGCATTTAAAGATGAAATTGTGACACAGGAAAAACGAACATTAAAGCAACGCATACAATCTGTATATGATGACAAAATGAGATATTCAAATTTACGTCTTGTGCAGGAAATGTGTAAAGGTGAACCATATGCACTACATGTTAATGGTGATATTGAAGATATAGAACAAATATCTCCACAAACCTTATTCGATTATTATCAAAAGGCAATAAGCTCCGATAAAATTGATCTATATGTAGTTGGTGATTTAGATCAGCAAGAGGTGGAAGGTTATGTAAAGCGGTATTTTCCATTACAAAATAACCATCAGCCAGTTAATGAAGCATTTGAGAAACAAGAAGTAGAAGAAAATGAAGTTATTGAGGAACAAGATGTAAAACAAGGAAAATTAAATATTGGCTATCGTACAAATAGTACGTATCGTGATGATGACTATTATGCTTTACAGGTCTTTAATGGAATTTACGGTGGTTTTTCTCATTCGAAGTTATTTATTAATGTCCGTGAAAAAGCAAGTTTAGCTTATTATGCGGCATCAAGAGTAGAGAGTCATAAAGGTTTATTAATGGTTATGTCCGGCATAGAGGTTCAGAATTACGATCAAGCTGTCACAATCATTCGGGAGCAAATGGCTGCGATGAAAAGTGGAGATTTTACTGATCAGGAATTTGAGCAAACTAAGGCAGTCATCCGAAATCAGCTATTAGAAACAATTGATACTGCATATGGCTTAGTTGAGATTGTCTATCATAACGTTATTGCACAAAAAAATCGCTCATTTGACGAATACCTACAAGGGATTGAAAAAGTTTCAAAAGAAGATGTTGTGAAAGTTGCTGATAAGGTAGAGTTAGATAC
- a CDS encoding ABC transporter permease, with product MNLNRYMNLLIPIIAIILGLVCGAIIMLVSGYDPIAGYSALWYGIFGESYYIGETVRQVTPYILTGLAVAFAFRTGLFNIGVEGQVIVGWLAAVWVGIAFELPMIIHLPLAIIVAGLAGALWGFIPGFLKARFKVHEVIVTIMMNYVALHVTNALIRDVITDNADKTEKVFPSASLRSEFFENITDFSRMHYGIFIAIIAAFLMWFLLEKTTKGYELRAVGFNHDAAHYSGMNVNKNIILSMVISGAFAGVAGAMEGLGTFEYVSVKGGFTGIGFDGIAVALIGGNTAIGIILAAVLFGGLKIGALNMPSEAGVPNELVEIVIALIIFFVASSYFIRWILLRFKKEGK from the coding sequence ATGAATTTAAATCGTTATATGAATTTGCTAATTCCAATTATTGCTATTATATTAGGTTTAGTTTGCGGTGCAATCATTATGTTAGTTAGTGGTTACGATCCGATTGCTGGATATAGTGCATTATGGTATGGGATCTTCGGAGAATCTTATTATATAGGTGAAACTGTTAGACAGGTAACACCTTATATTTTAACAGGTTTAGCGGTAGCATTTGCCTTTCGTACAGGTCTTTTTAACATTGGTGTTGAAGGGCAAGTTATAGTCGGTTGGCTTGCTGCGGTTTGGGTTGGTATTGCATTTGAATTACCAATGATTATTCACCTTCCACTTGCCATTATCGTTGCTGGATTAGCAGGTGCACTATGGGGATTTATTCCTGGTTTTTTGAAAGCCCGATTTAAAGTACACGAAGTTATCGTTACAATTATGATGAATTATGTTGCATTACATGTAACAAACGCATTAATTAGAGATGTTATTACTGATAATGCTGATAAAACGGAAAAAGTATTTCCATCTGCATCATTACGTTCTGAATTTTTTGAGAATATAACTGATTTTTCACGTATGCACTATGGAATTTTTATTGCAATTATTGCAGCATTTTTGATGTGGTTTTTACTTGAGAAAACAACAAAAGGTTATGAACTTCGTGCTGTAGGATTTAATCATGATGCAGCACATTATTCTGGTATGAATGTAAATAAAAACATTATTTTATCTATGGTTATTTCTGGTGCGTTTGCAGGTGTAGCTGGTGCAATGGAAGGTTTAGGAACGTTTGAATACGTTTCAGTTAAGGGTGGCTTTACTGGAATAGGATTTGATGGAATTGCTGTAGCCCTCATTGGAGGAAACACGGCAATTGGAATCATATTAGCTGCTGTATTATTTGGTGGTCTGAAAATTGGAGCATTAAACATGCCTTCAGAAGCGGGCGTACCGAATGAACTTGTTGAAATTGTTATTGCGCTTATTATCTTCTTCGTAGCATCGAGCTACTTTATCCGCTGGATCTTACTTCGTTTTAAAAAGGAGGGGAAGTAA
- a CDS encoding MFS transporter: protein MESRKKLDLLALSSVPLVMTLGNSMLIPVLPLISKKLNIGSFQVSLIITVYSIVAIILIPIAGYLSDRFGRKMVMVPCLIIAGLGGAVSGWASWQMEDPFMFILIGRVLQGIGSSGAAPVVIPLVGDMFKDDEQVSAGLGLTETANTAGKVLSPIIGAVLASFLWFLPFWFIPFFSLISVLLVFFLVKVPKKKKTEKQSFKEFAHCIKDIFKENGKWLSAVFAVGCIIMFVLFGVLFYLSDMLEKRYNIDGIQKGLVLAIPLLALSISSYVAGKKIGESKQLMKMVIVIGMGIVTISFIALRVQHSFLYLVAFLVITGIGIGITLPSLDAIITEGIEKEHRGTITSIYSSMRFIGVAAGPPAYAYFMTISEHLIYYISGGVSFLAVMIVMLFIKPKNDPQKDSDSKRMPKLA, encoded by the coding sequence ATGGAATCACGAAAGAAGCTCGATTTGTTAGCATTATCATCTGTTCCGCTTGTAATGACATTAGGAAATTCAATGTTAATTCCTGTACTTCCTTTAATCTCTAAAAAATTAAATATCGGATCTTTTCAAGTTTCTTTAATTATAACCGTGTATTCAATTGTGGCGATTATTTTAATACCGATTGCAGGATATTTATCTGACCGTTTTGGTAGGAAAATGGTCATGGTACCATGTTTAATTATTGCAGGTCTAGGTGGAGCAGTTTCTGGTTGGGCTTCTTGGCAAATGGAAGATCCTTTTATGTTTATACTGATAGGGAGGGTATTACAGGGGATTGGCTCTTCTGGTGCCGCACCCGTGGTGATACCGTTAGTAGGTGATATGTTTAAGGATGATGAACAAGTTAGTGCGGGATTAGGATTAACTGAAACAGCTAATACAGCAGGAAAGGTGTTAAGTCCAATAATCGGAGCTGTATTAGCTTCATTTTTATGGTTTTTGCCTTTTTGGTTTATTCCTTTTTTTAGTTTGATTAGTGTATTACTAGTCTTCTTTTTAGTAAAAGTTCCTAAGAAAAAGAAAACTGAGAAACAGTCATTTAAGGAATTTGCTCATTGTATAAAAGATATTTTTAAAGAAAATGGAAAATGGCTTTCTGCAGTTTTTGCGGTAGGTTGTATTATTATGTTTGTCTTGTTTGGAGTTTTATTCTATTTATCGGATATGCTTGAAAAGCGATATAACATAGATGGTATTCAAAAAGGGTTAGTATTAGCCATTCCGTTATTAGCGCTTTCGATTAGTTCATATGTCGCAGGGAAAAAAATTGGTGAGAGCAAACAGCTGATGAAAATGGTCATTGTCATCGGGATGGGAATTGTAACTATATCCTTTATTGCATTAAGGGTACAACATTCCTTTCTTTATTTAGTTGCCTTTTTAGTCATTACTGGCATTGGCATTGGAATCACACTGCCAAGTCTTGATGCGATCATTACAGAGGGAATTGAAAAAGAACATCGGGGAACAATTACCTCAATATACAGTTCAATGAGGTTTATAGGAGTTGCAGCAGGTCCACCTGCATACGCATATTTTATGACGATATCAGAACACCTCATCTATTATATATCTGGTGGAGTTAGTTTTTTGGCGGTAATGATTGTTATGCTATTTATTAAGCCTAAAAATGACCCACAAAAGGATTCGGATTCAAAGCGAATGCCTAAGCTTGCTTAA